The following are encoded together in the Lathyrus oleraceus cultivar Zhongwan6 chromosome 3, CAAS_Psat_ZW6_1.0, whole genome shotgun sequence genome:
- the LOC127126994 gene encoding protein TRIGALACTOSYLDIACYLGLYCEROL 3, chloroplastic: MVSLSTNPFFRLTPHKNTPPSTRFQQTNNNNANPHSNKIRRKVVCACIAPPRNFNTQDSSAIQFNGSSKSEQLNTIRDHDDDSDVLIECRDVYKSFGEKKILNGISFKIRYGEAVGIIGPSGTGKSTILKIIAGLLAPDKGEVYIRGRKRSGLISDDEISGLRIGLVFQSAALFDSLTVRENVGFLLYEHSSMPEEQISELVKETLAAVGLKGVEERLPSELSGGMKKRVALARSIICDTTKDSLEPEVLLYDEPTAGLDPIASTVVEDLIRSVHIKGRDALGKPGNITSYVVVTHQHSTIKRAIDRLLFLHKGKVVWEGMTHEFTTSTNPIVQQFASGSLDGPIKY, translated from the exons ATGGTTTCCCTCTCAACCAACCCTTTCTTTCGCCTCACTCCACACAAAAATACCCCCCCTTCTACTAGATttcaacaaacaaacaacaacaacgCCAATCCCCACTCTAACAAAATTCGCAGAAAAGTTGTTTGTGCTTGCATCGCTCCTCCACGTAATTTCAACACCCAAGACTCTTCCGCCATTCAGTTCAAT GGTTCATCCAAATCAGAACAATTAAACACAATTCGGGATCATGACGATGATTCTGATGTTCTTATTGAGTGTAGAGACGTCTACAAGTCTTTTGGGGAAAAGAAAATCTTAAATGGCATCAGCTTCAAG ATCAGATATGGTGAAGCTGTTGGAATAATTGGTCCCTCTGGGACTGGCAAATCTACAATTTTGAAGATTATTGCGGGACTTCTTGCTCCGGACAAG GGAGAAGTTTATATTCGAGGTAGAAAGAGAAGTGGTTTGATAAGTGATGACGAGATATCAGGTCTTCGGATTGGCTTA GTGTTCCAAAGCGCGGCACTATTTGATTCTTTGACTGTTCGTGAAAATGTTGGTTTTCTCTT GTATGAACACTCAAGCATGCCTGAGGAACAAATATCAGAGCTTGTCAAGGAAACCTTGGCTGCAGTTGGTTTAAAG GGAGTTGAGGAACGGCTTCCTTCTGAGTTATCAGGCGGAATGAAAAAGCGAGTTGCTTTAGCTCGATCTATTATTTGTGACACCACAAAGGATTCATTAGAACCAGAG GTCCTCTTGTATGACGAACCGACTGCTGGACTTGATCCCATTGCATCTACTGTTGTTGAAGATCTGATTCGCTCTGTCCACATAAAAGGACGAgatgcacttggaaaacctggGAATATTACATCTTATGTGGTTGTTACTCACCAACACAGTACCATTAAAAGAGCCATTGACAG GTTGTTGTTTTTACACAAGGGAAAGGTTGTTTGGGAAGGAATGACTCATGAATTTACTACTTCAACAAATCCTATTGTTCAGCAG TTTGCATCCGGGAGCCTAGATGGTCCTATCAAATATTAG
- the LOC127126992 gene encoding receptor-like protein CLAVATA2 gives MNRFCYLLTLFYLILLCATATPSQSIDINPQDKKSLLLFKSSLHDPSQSLSNWVGSNCSTWNGIICDNTTGRVISINLTSMNLSGQIHPNFCNLLYLNKVDFSHNNFTCPLPVCFGNLLNLRVIDLSHNRFHGGIPDSFMRLKLLTELVLNENPLLGGLLPLWIGNFSANLERVNLGFCSFSGGIPESLLYLKSLKYLDLENNLLSGNLVVFQQPMVILNLASNQFTGTLPCFAASVESLTVLNLSNNSIVGGLPACIASFQALTHLNLSRNHLKYRIYSRIVFSEKLVVLDLSNNDLSGPIPSKIAETTEKLGLVFLDLSHNQFSGEIPLKITELKSLQALFLSHNLLSGEIPSRIGNLTYLQVIDLSHNSLSGTIPFSIVGCFQLYALILNNNNLSGIIQPEFDALDILRILDISNNRFSGAIPLTLAGCKSLEIVDFSSNDLSGSLNDAITKWMNLRYLSLARNKFDGSLPGWLFTFQALETMDLSHNKFSGFIPDINWKSSLLFNIRDVTVKEEPLVEARRVEPRVSVVVSDSNQLSFTYDLSSMFGIDLSNNLLHGEIPRGLFGLAGLEYLNLSGNFLNGQLPGLQKMQSLKAIDLSHNSLSGHIPGNISSLQDLTILNLSYNCFSGYVPEKQGYGRFPGAFAGNPDLCLESLSGICDDGRIPSNQGSYFKEDKMDGPISVGIFFISAFVSFDFGVVILFCSARTRKFILQTKA, from the coding sequence ATGAATCGTTTTTGCTATTTACTAACACTCTTTTATCTGATTCTTCTATGTGCAACTGCAACCCCTTCTCAGTCAATTGATATTAACCCACAAGacaaaaaatctcttttattgTTCAAATCATCTCTGCATGACCCTAGCCAGAGTTTATCCAACTGGGTAGGGTCTAATTGTTCTACATGGAACGGAATCATCTGTGACAACACTACTGGTAGAGTGATTTCAATCAATTTAACAAGTATGAACTTGTCAGGTCAAATCCACCCCAATTTTTGTAACCTTTTGTATCTTAACAAGGTGGATTTTTCACACAATAATTTCACATGCCCTCTACCTGTTTGTTTTGGGAACTTACTTAACCTTAGAGTTATTGATCTTAGTCACAACAGGTTTCATGGTGGAATACCGGATTCTTTCATGAGGCTTAAGCTTCTCACTGAACTTGTTTTGAATGAGAATCCACTCTTGGGAGGTTTGCTCCCTTTATGGATAGGTAACTTCTCTGCAAATCTTGAAAGAGTTAATCTTGGTTTCTGTTCATTCAGTGGAGGTATACCTGAGAGTTTACTTTACTTGAAGTCTCTTAAGTATTTGGACCTTGAAAACAATTTATTGTCTGGTAATCTTGTTGTTTTTCAACAACCTATGGTTATTCTCAACCTTGCTTCCAATCAGTTTACAGGTACTTTGCCTTGTTTTGCAGCTTCAGTTGAGTCACTAACTGTGTTGAATTTGTCTAACAATTCTATTGTGGGGGGTTTACCTGCTTGTATTGCTTCTTTTCAAGCTTTGACTCATTTGAATCTATCAAGGAACCATTTAAAGTATAGAATATATTCGAGGATTGTGTTCTCAGAGAAACTTGTTGTTTTGGACTTGAGTAATAATGATTTGTCTGGTCCTATTCCTAGTAAAATTGCAGAGACCACAGAAAAACTTGGCCTTGTTTTTCTTGACCTTTCTCACAATCAATTCTCTGGTGAAATTCCTTTGAAAATCACCGAGTTGAAAAGCTTGCAGGCTTTGTTCCTTTCTCACAATCTTCTTTCGGGGGAAATTCCTTCTAGAATTGGAAATTTGACTTATCTTCAAGTCATTGATCTCTCACACAACTCTCTGTCTGGTACCATTCCATTCAGCATTGTTGGGTGCTTTCAGTTGTATGCTCTTATACTTAATAACAACAATCTTTCTGGCATAATTCAACCGGAGTTCGATGCGTTGGATATTTTGAGGATACTAGATATAAGCAACAATAGGTTTTCGGGGGCTATTCCACTCACTTTGGCTGGATGTAAATCTTTGGAGATTGTGGATTTTAGTTCCAACGATCTTTCTGGATCATTGAATGATGCAATAACCAAATGGATGAACCTCAGGTATCTTTCTCTTGCTCGGAACAAATTCGATGGCAGCTTGCCTGGTTGGTTGTTCACATTTCAAGCTTTAGAAACAATGGATTTGTCACACAATAAGTTTTCTGGCTTTATACCTGATATTAATTGGAAGAGTAGCTTATTATTTAACATAAGGGATGTTACTGTTAAAGAAGAGCCTTTGGTTGAAGCGAGAAGGGTTGAACCAAGAGTTTCAGTAGTTGTTTCTGATAGCAACCAACTCAGTTTCACATACGATCTTTCATCAATGTTTGGAATCGATCTATCCAATAATCTGTTGCATGGAGAGATTCCAAGGGGCTTATTTGGCCTAGCTGGTCTAGAATATCTGAATTTGTCGGGCAATTTTCTCAACGGACAGCTCCCTGGTTTGCAGAAAATGCAAAGTTTGAAAGCCATAGATTTGTCGCATAATTCCTTATCGGGACATATCCCGGGAAACATTTCCAGCCTTCAAGATCTAACCATTTTAAATCTGTCTTACAATTGTTTCTCTGGATATGTTCCTGAGAAGCAAGGGTATGGAAGATTTCCCGGTGCATTTGCTGGCAATCCAGATTTATGCTTGGAGTCTTTGAGTGGAATATGTGATGATGGAAGGATTCCATCTAATCAAGGCAGTTATTTTAAGGAAGATAAGATGGATGGACCTATATCTGTAGGGATTTTCTTTATCAGTGCCTTTGTTAGTTTTGATTTTGGTGTTGTTATTCTATTCTGTTCTGCTCGAACAAGAAAGTTCATTCTCCAAACCAAAGCTTGA